Part of the Eubacterium sp. 1001713B170207_170306_E7 genome, TACAGGTCACGCAGGTTATGATCATAGTCAATCCCCTTGAAAATGGCTTCCCGAAGCTCACGCCATTCTTCCTCCTGACAGAGGGCTTTCAGCTTATTGAAATCCTTCAGATTCACGAAGTCTTCCCCCACCAGACTGTCCGCCAGCACCTTTTTCAGCGCTTCGGGTTTGCCCAGTTTTTCATAAAGCCATACCAGCACGCGCTGGTATTCACTGATTTTATCAGGATCGTCCTTATCCATTTCCATGCTTTCATTAATCAGCCTGACCGCAAGATCCATTTCGCCGTTCTGGATTTTCATGGAAATGGCCATGTTCCGGATGCCTGAAAAGTGCCAGTACTTTTCCTGATAGGCCTCGATGGCCTCCTTTGGCAGCTCCAGCATTTCCATCAGCTGGACCCGGCAGACCGCGTAGGTCTCAAGCCAGTATTCAAGCCGCTCCGGTGTCGCGTTCCGGATCAGCCAGTCCACTGTTTTAATGCTCTCTGTGAGCAGCACAGGCCTCCAGTTCCATTTTATAAAAACGTCAAACACATAATCCTCAAGATAGTAAAGCGTGTCACCGCCAAGATGATTCATAAACCACCGGTGCATTCTGCGCTCCTCCGCCTCATCATCGATGTTTGACAGTATTTTCATCCAGCCATCAGCGCACTCCTCGGCAAGGTATTCAACATCGCCTTCCGAATCGTCAATCTCGAGCTGGCACAGCTTGGTATAAACCATGGTGGTGAAATCAAAAGCGCTCCCGTAATGCTCTCTGTCCATAAGGGCTTCCAGATTATCGGAGTAAAACTGCTCGATCTCATCACAGAAGTCCGTGGCGTCCCAATAAGGGATAAACTGTTCCAGGCCAAGGTATTTTTTACAAATCGCATTTAAAGAACGCTCCAGCGGGCGAAGCTCCTCGATACTCTCTCCCTTGAAAAACCTCAGCCAAAGCCGGTTTGAAAGGTTCCTGTCGTCACAGGCCAGCTCATAGATAAAATCTCTGAGCTCATTTTCCCGCGCTCCCTGCACAAGGGCGTACAGCTCTGTGTTTTCATATTGCCACGGGTCCTTAAAATCGTCCGCCACACTTTCTGTAAGGGCAAAAAGGGCCGCTGCCATATGCTTGCAGGGCGCCCCCTCCGACGCAAAGGTACAATCGCAACGCATGGCAGTAATCTCGCCAAATTCTGTTTCGATCACCACCCGGTAATCCTTGGTATCCCGCACGACCGCCTCATAACCGTTATGACAGCGCACCGCTTCAAGAACCTGGTCGCTTTTAAAAAGGTCATAGCCACTATCTAAAATATCTCTTGTAAAAGAATCTTCCCATTTTTTCATGATAATCTCCCCCTTTTGCTATAAGGTTATTTTATCGCAGCTTGCTCTGCTTTACAATTACTAATTGACTTTCTTCAAATACAACGCTTTATTTTTGAAGCTAAGACGCACAAAAATCATGTTATTTTATGCAAAAAAGCTTTTTCGAAAAAAAAGTTAAAAAATTTTAAAATTAGTGTTGACAAAGCGGACAAAAAAAGTTATTATATACAAGCACTCAGGAAATGAGTCGCCGCTCAAAGAAAACGAGCGATGTGCGAGAGTGTTGGAATTGGCAGACAAGCACGTTTCAGAGGCGTGTGTGCTACGCACGTACGGGTTCGACTCCCGTTTCTCGCACCATTTAATTGGTGATCAGGCAGATGTTAAAATAACATCTGCTTTTTTATTTTTTGTCCCCATCATTCCTCTTACACCTCTCCCTTTCATTAACTGATTTTCCCCAAATAAAAAATGGAGAATCTTTCATTCTCCATTACTTAAAAGCTTTTCCCAGCGTTTCAGCGAGCAGGGCGCAAAAAGTGTTCCAGCTTTCAGGATAGGCCGCTGTGCCGCCAAGCCGTCTCTCAGAATCCTCAAAAATCAGCCGCATCTCCCAGATCGGCCCGTCCAGACATTTCAGGTCATAGTATTTTTTCTTCCATTCCAGCACACCTGCCGTTTCCACACCTGCTCTAAAGGCTTCAAGAGCCTCTTTATCCAATGTTTTCAGATATTTGGGTTGCTGATAAAAAAGCGCGCTGGTGGACCAGTAAGCCATACCTGTTTCAAAATCAATACAGGCCGAATAGCCTTCTCCCACATAGCCGTCAGTGGTCACCTCGAGCTGCCGGATATCCTCATAATTTTCCATAAAATTCTTGCCTCCCGTCTTAAAAAGTGATTATATCAAAAAAGTTGCTCTTTACCAAGACTGTTTTTTTCGTTAAAATGGAGTCTAGAATGAACCAAAGGATAAAAACATGAAAAAACATGATCTGATCATTATCGCCGGGGTCGTGGCCATTGCCCTCGTGGCTTTCGGCATCTTTCACCTGATGAATAATAAAGGCTCCGGCCTTTTGCTCCGGGTCAGCCAGAATGGCGAGGTTATCCGTACCCTGCCGCTGGATCAGGACCATACCGAAACCATCACCACTGCGCTTGGCAGCAACACCATTATCATTAAAGACCAGAGCGCTCTAGTCGAAAGTGCAGACTGTGATAACCAGGTGTGTGTGCACAGCCCGGCCATCAAAGCTCCGGGTGAAACCATCGCCTGCCTGCCCCACCGGCTGATTCTCGAAATCATACAGGAGCCTTAAAATGGAAAACAAAACGCACCGCCTGGTCATCATTGCCCTGTACACTGCCCTGGCTTTGATTCTCAGCTATCTGGAATCCCTGGTGCCCATTCCCATGCCGGTGCCCGGGGCAAAGGTAGGACTGCCCAACATTGTTACGCTTCTTTCGCTGTTAACGCTGGGCGCTCCGCTGACCGTGCTCATTATTACTGCGCGGATCTTTTTATCCGGCTTTTTATTTGGCAGCATGAGTGCCATTCTCTACGCTCTGGCCGGAGGTTACCTGAGCCTGGGAGTAATGACCCTGCTCCTGAAAACCGC contains:
- a CDS encoding SWIM zinc finger family protein, giving the protein MKKWEDSFTRDILDSGYDLFKSDQVLEAVRCHNGYEAVVRDTKDYRVVIETEFGEITAMRCDCTFASEGAPCKHMAAALFALTESVADDFKDPWQYENTELYALVQGARENELRDFIYELACDDRNLSNRLWLRFFKGESIEELRPLERSLNAICKKYLGLEQFIPYWDATDFCDEIEQFYSDNLEALMDREHYGSAFDFTTMVYTKLCQLEIDDSEGDVEYLAEECADGWMKILSNIDDEAEERRMHRWFMNHLGGDTLYYLEDYVFDVFIKWNWRPVLLTESIKTVDWLIRNATPERLEYWLETYAVCRVQLMEMLELPKEAIEAYQEKYWHFSGIRNMAISMKIQNGEMDLAVRLINESMEMDKDDPDKISEYQRVLVWLYEKLGKPEALKKVLADSLVGEDFVNLKDFNKLKALCQEEEWRELREAIFKGIDYDHNLRDLYQEEGLSERLLESIRSQGDLSDLACYEETLKAGCPERTLELYAELLKDMVKKATNRRKYQQIADHLRKMQDYPGGPEKVRLLTADWRLRYAKRRALIEELGTL
- a CDS encoding NusG domain II-containing protein, giving the protein MKKHDLIIIAGVVAIALVAFGIFHLMNNKGSGLLLRVSQNGEVIRTLPLDQDHTETITTALGSNTIIIKDQSALVESADCDNQVCVHSPAIKAPGETIACLPHRLILEIIQEP
- a CDS encoding Gx transporter family protein — its product is MENKTHRLVIIALYTALALILSYLESLVPIPMPVPGAKVGLPNIVTLLSLLTLGAPLTVLIITARIFLSGFLFGSMSAILYALAGGYLSLGVMTLLLKTAGKKLSLITVSVLGAVSHNLGQLIVAAAVVQNINLFWSYLPFLMLLAVPTGIVVGVAADLLYRQLKKINLFK